The genomic stretch CCTTCAGCGAGTCAGACATCATTCCTAACCACAGATGTCCGTCGCGAATCGGCGCTTCCATTCCCGAGACCCGGGGCGAACCGTCTCGGCGCAGAGTGGCCAGCACCGCATGAATATGGCTCTCGAACCGCAACCGAATCCGCTCGGCTAAGTCAGGTTCCAGTACTTCGAATTGCCCCCAGGGCACCGCGGTCGAAACGCTCACTGGCACCACGCTATGTGGCGGGAGGGCTCTTTGGCGGTGGCAACATTACGCCGCTGTATCAAGGCTTGAGGGAGGTAAGGGGCAAGACGGCGATGCCGTCGTCGGTTTGGTAACCGTGGCCGAAAGCAGTGAGCACGATGAGGCGGGCTGGATCGCCGCGCCGGGTGGTGTCGATCTGGAAGCGGACGGCGCGAAGCGATTCCATGGCTTTGGCGATGGCTTCCCCGCCGCCGAGCTTGATCTCCACGGCGGCCCATTGGCCGTCCAGTCCCTCGATCACGGCATCGGCCTCTAGATCATTTGAATCGCCGTAGTAGTAGACGTGGGCACCCAGCGACTGGGCATACACCCGGAGGTCGCGGATGGCCATCGATTCAAACAGCAGCCCTAGCGCCTCTTTGTCTTGGGCGACAGATCCCGACGATGCGGCTAGGGCGGCGACGGCCAGTGCAGGGTCGGCAAAGAACCGCTTCGGTGACTTTCTCAAGCGGGCCGAAGATCTCAGATGGGTTGTCCAGGCCGGAAGCGGCTCCAACACGAACAGGCGGGTTAGTTCGTCCAGATATGCCCGAATCGTGGAGCGTGCTGGCGGGTTTCCGTCTTCCCCGGCCATGTCCTCAATCAGGGTCGCGCGGGAAGCGGTCGTGGCTTCATTGCGGGCCAGGGAAGCCAGCAAAGTCCCTACTAGATGAGGATCGCGATTGATGCCGGACACCCGGGAGATGTCGGTACGGGTGATGTTGTCCAAATAGTCGCGCAGGCGGGCTTGGGCAGTGTTTGGCGCCATCTTGATCATGCGCGGCCACCCTCCTCGACAAATCAGGGAAGCAACACTGCTGTAGGTCTGTTCGGCATCTTTCGCCAAGCAACGTTCGCCGGCCAACAGCGAGGCCAGGGATACTTCCCCGCTGGAATCCCCCGATTCCCACAGCGACATCGGACGCATCCGCACTCGGGCGACACGTCCCGCACCAGAGTGCTCGGTGATGTCGTCAGGCGGATTCTGCGACCCAGTGAGAAGGAAGTGCCCGAATCCGCCTCGCCGGTCACAGGCGTGTCGCATCGGATTCCATATGCCTCGAATGAGCTGCCACTCGTCGAGCAGCCGGGGCTCGGCTCCCTTGAGGATCGAGTCTGGATCCACTTCCGCGGCAATGCGCAGAGCCTCGGAACCGTCTAGGAACACCTCGCTATTGGCAAATCTCTGACCGGTCCACGTCTTGCCGCATCCCCGCGGCCCTTCGATCAACACAGCAGGCGACGAGGCCAAAGCCTCAGCAACCTCGCGGTCCACCACGCGGTCCAAATAGTTCGGGTTCCGAGTGTCGGACATGTCTCCTCCCATAGAGACAATACCCTCAAACTCCACTTTGCAGCGATTTTGAACTCCACTTCACAGCGGTTTGAGACTCCACTTTGCAGGACTCCAGATCAAACAGCCTGACCGACCAACGGGCCTTTCGCCACATGGTGGCCGACCTGCAACACGTGAGCGACCGGGTTGAGACGGCCGATCTGGGCACCGCCCACCTCCGCCTGGACGGGAACGCCCACAAGCCCATGAGGTCAAGTCGATGGGGCAGGACGGCCCGACACCCCGCACTTGAAGGCCACGAGCCGCACCTTCGCAGTCATTTGGCGCTGCTCGCCTATAGACACGACTTCGCTTGGCAGATCGCAGGCGAGCCGCGTGTTGTGATCGACGCGGCCGAACAGCAGGCGATGACCCATGCCAAACTCCTCGGTGAGGCGATAGATGCGATCTGGCGAGCCCCGATGATCGAGCCGAAAGACGCCGCCGTTGCCTTGGGGGCGAAAGCGTCGAACAGGGAGAAGGTGAGGGTGCATCGCGAACGCTCATGGCTTCTGGGCCTTCCCAGAGACCGCCGCTGCCTGTACCCGGCCTTCCAGTTCGATCCCCTGCGGCGCAGTGTCTTCCCCGAGGTGCAAACATAGCTAACGCTTGTCGCCCGAACAGCACCCGCCCCCGAGGTATCAGGGAACCCCGCACCGCTACCTGCTGCGGGAGGGCGCAACCCTCACGCGAATTCACAGCTCATTGTTCGGTGCTGGCGAATTCAACCCGACAGTGGCCAGCAGCCCCTTCGGCGGCGGGCGGTTCGACTCCACCCCAGGTGACGAATACGGGTACCTCTATGCCTCCGAGGACGACGCCACCGCTGTCTGCGAGACACTGCTTCGCGACCTCCCCGCAGACGACTATGGATGCCGCAGCGCAGGCCGCCGCCACGCATCACGAGCACTGCAACAGCGGATAGCCGTCATCGCTCGGTGCCGCCTCTTGAGCGAATGACGCTAAAGCGGCAGGCAGCCAAATTAGCGTTGCTTCTGCTCATGTCTGCGTGGTGCCGCCGTTTCCCCCGCTTTGTCGCCTCGATCGCCGTATGTGCGGCATTACTCCTGTTGCCGTCATGTCTGGCCAGCGACGCCGCTCCGGGCGACGCCGCTCCCCGCAGGTCGGTAACGCCGATAGTTGCCGATGGCGCGGCCATGCCCGGCACCGGCCTCTCGGCAATCGGAGCTTCAGAATCGGTTGGCGCGGGGCTCAATGCAGGCTCTCCGCTGGTAGCGGAAAGCAACGTGGGTCCACAATCGCAATCAACTCCAGAGGGTGCTGTTTCGGATGCGCGCGACCAGGGCTGCCCGCCTCGTCTGCCAGATGGCTTTCGGGTTTCGGACATGTCGCCTGCGGCAGCGAGCCTTGAGTTCTCCCGAACCGCTTTTGCCTGCGCCCGCGAGCTCGGCCTGGCATTCGCCAGCAATCCTGCGGCGGTTTCTGCTTTGGCGTCGCGAGGCGTTGAGGGGCCGCTGCTTCTATTGGCGGATACCGGGTTCGACGCCACGATGGTGCAAGAAATCGAGCGTCTGGAACCGGAGCGCATCGTGGCCGCGGGAATCACTGAGCGGCATCTCCGGTATGCGCTGCCGGGGTTCGCAATCGAGCGATTACCGGTCACCTATAGCACCGACCCGACTCCCGTTGGCACCGCTTTCTTTGCCCAAGGGGGGCCCTACCACCAGGTGTGGATAATCGGCGACGACGGGTCGTCCGAGCCGCTGACGGCCGTTGCCCGCCAAGTCGGTGTGGGCGTGGTGGCAGCGACCGGCGACCTGCGGGCTTTGCCGTCCTCGGCCCGCGATGCGATATCTGGGGCTGCGGTGGTGGAGGTGCTCGCCGACCTCGGCGAGGACGCAGCCTGGCAGCTCGAAGTTGTCCGACGGGGAGGTGAACTGCCCGGCGGCGGGCTTTTGCTGTTCGGGGTCGACGCCGCGAACCCCGTCCGCCGGCTGCTGGCCGCCTACGGTCACCCGTCGACATCAGCGCTCGGTGTGCTGGGCGAACAGGGGCCTCAGGAGACGGTCGAGCGCCTTCAAGCGATCGCCGAGGACTACGAGGCAGACGGACTGGCCGTGCTGCCTGCGTTCGAGATCATCGCCACCGTTGCCTCCGCCGGAGCCGGCGCCGACGGGGACTACTCCAACGAAACCGCCAAGGACGCGATCCGCCCCTGGGTCGAGGCGGCAGCCGCCAACGGCACCTACGTGGTGTTGGACCTTCAGCCGGGACGATCAGATTTCCTCTCGCAGGCCAAGATCTACGAGGAGTTCCTGGCGCTGCCCCATGTCGGGCTGGCCCTAGACCCCGAGTGGAGGCTCAAACCCCACCAGGTACACCTGGCTCAGATCGGCACAGTGGATGCGGCGGAGATCAACCGGGTCTCCGAGTGGCTGGCTGGCCTCGTCCGTCGACACTCCCTGCCCCAAAAGCTGCTGGTCATCCACCAATTCCACCACTCCATGATCGCCGATCGCGAGCAGATCAACACTCCCTCCGAGCTGGCGGTAGTGATCCACATGGACGGCCAAGGCTCCCAGAGCGCCAAATACAGCACCTGGAACGCGCTCACCGGCCAAGACGACGCCGACCGCTACTTTTGGGGATGGAAGAACTTCTACGACGAGGACACCCCCGTGGCCACCCCAACCCAAGTGTTGGAGCTGTCCCCCCTACCGGTTTTCGTGTCTTTCCAATAGCCCGCCGCACTGGTGGTCGGCCAACACTTGCCCGTAGCTGGGCCGGAGCCTGATGCCCTGCTCGGCGAGGTCGGTGCTCGGCCGACTCGTGTCGTGGGTCGCCTGCTGTTCGCCTCCCGCCGTCTGGGCGCAAACGATGGTGGCCATGGGGTGAAGCGATTCGTCGGATTCCACCACCACCCGGGGGTATGAAGGCCTGCACGTCTTGGCGATTGACGGGGCCGTCGTCGAAGGTTGCCGCCGCGGTCGTGTCGAAGCCGACGGCGGCCAGTCGGCGGAGCCGGTCGGCGGCGGCGCCGACCTCGGCGCCGAGCCGCATGCCCACTACCCGAACCGCCGGGCCGCCGACTGCGGCTTCAGTCGATGAGGCCGCATTGGCGGGCCCGGTCGAGGGTGACTTCGAACAGGCGGGTGGTGGCGGCGTCGATCATCATGCCCTTGTAGTTGGCCGCGCCTTGGCCTTCGGCTTCAGCGGCCCGCACCGCATCAACCACGCCCTGCGCCTCGGCGATCTCGGCGGGGCTGGGGGCGAACACCCGGTTGGCGATCTCAATCTGGCTGGGGTGGATGCACCACTTGCCCACCCCGCCCAGCATCGAGAACGTGGCCGCGCTCTTCTCGTAGCCCCCGGGGTTGGCGAAGTTGGCGTACGGCCCGTCGATGGCGTCGATGCCGGCGGCCCGACAGGCTGTGATCATGCGGGTGCGGGCGTAGTGCCACACGTCGCCGGGGTAGTGCAGGGCGGCGTCTCCGTCGGTCACCCCGATGTGGCCGAGGCGCATCCCCTGGCTGGCCGACAGGTCGCCCACTCCCAGGGTGAGGGCCTCCAGCCGGGGGCTGCACCGGGCAATCTCGTCTGCGGTTTGGACGGCCTCGACCTCTTCCACCAGGCATTCGATGCCGATTCGGCCCACCTCGAGGCCGAGCTTGAGCTCGAGCTGGGTCAACATGTCGTCCACGAACCACACCTCGCGGGGCCCCTTGATCTTGGGCACCATGATCACATCGATGTTGGCCCCGGCGCCGGAAACAACCTCGGCGATGTCGTCGCCGCACCACTGGGTGTGGACGCCGTTGATGCGGTAGGAGCGGATCTTGTGGCCCCAGTCGAGCTCGTTGAGCCCGGCGATGATATTGCGGCGGGCGCCCGCCTTGGCCGACGGGGCCACCGCGTCCTCAAGGTCCAAGAACACCATGTCGGCATCGCTCTGGGCCGCCTTGGCGATCATCTTCTCGGAGTGGCCGGGAGTGGACAGCTCCGAGCGCCTCAGCCGGGCCTTCTTCTCTCTCTCATAGCTGCTCATTGGCTCTCCTCGGCCTTGTCGAGTTCAGCAATTACTTCGCCAGCCACATAGCTGCTCATTCGTGCTCCTCGGCCTCGAGCTCGGCGATCACCTCGTCGGCGTGCTCGCCGAGCTTGGGGGCGGGGCGGTACACCCCGGTGGTGGTCTCGGCGAAGCGGATGGGCGTGTTGGGGGTGAGCACCGGGCGCTCCGAGCCGGGGTGGTCCACCGCCACCAGCATCTGGCGGGCGCTCACGTGAGCGTCGCGGTAGAGATCGGCGGCGTTGTTCACCGGCCCGCAGGGCACCTGGTCCCCCAAGGTGGCCACCACCTCGGCCTTGGTGAGCCTGCTGGTCCACGCGGTGATCGCCTCACGCACTTCCTCGCGGTGCAGCACCCGCCGCCGCGAGCTTTTGTATCGGTCGTGGTCGATCATGTCGTCGCGGCCGATGATCCGGCACAGCCGATCCCAGTGGCGGGGTCCGGGAGCGGCGATGGCCACCTGCCCGTCGGCGGTGTCGTAGAGCTCGAACGGGCACAGCGAAGGGTGCTCGCTGCCTCGGGGCGACTGGATCTCGCCGGTGTAGGTGTAGCGCCAGGTCATCGACTCGCACAGCGCCATCAAAGCGTCCATCATCCCCACGTCCACGAACTGCCCCTCGCCGGTGCAGCGGGCGTGGTGGAGCGCGGCCAATATCCCCGAGGCCATCATGGCCGCCGGGAAGAGGTCGCCGACGCTGGGCCCCGACGCCACCCGCACGCCGTCTTTGGTGCCGGTGTAGCTGACGAGCCCCGACATCGACTGGGCCACGATGTCGTAGGCCGGCCAGTAGGTGTAGGGCCCCTCTCCGGTGCGGGGATCGCCGAACCCTCTTATGGCGCCGTACACCAGGTCGGGCTTGCGCTCCCGCAGCACTTCGTAGCCGAGCCCAAGCTGGTCCATCACCCCGGCCCGGTAGTTCTCCACCACCACGTCGGCCGTGTCCACCAACCGCAAGAACACCTCGGCTTCGGCGGGCTCTTTGAGGTCGAGCACCACGCTGCGCTTGTTGCGGTTGTTGCTGGCAAAGTAGCCGCCGAAGAAATGCTCGTCGTCCACCTCGGTATGGGGGCCGATCACCCGGACCGAGTCCCCGTCGGGCGGCTCCACCTTGACCACATCAGCGCCCATATCAGCCAAAATCATGGTGCAGAACGGGCCGGCCAGCGCCTGGGTGAGATCGACGACGCGGACATCGACAAGCGGACCCGAGCGCTCGGGAATCATCGCCGCGGCGCGCTCGTGGGCGGTGAGGTAGCTGCCCGATTCGTCGTAGGCAGTGCCCACTTCGGCGATTCTACGCGTTTCTCTCGCCCCTAGACAGAATCGACCTCACTCAACGCGGTGAGCTCTCGGCGGAAGGGGGTGGCGTCGGCGTCGCCGGTGGGGGCTTCGATCTCTTCGGCGTAGCGCCGGCCAGCCCAGACCGCGGCGGCAATGGTGCCGGGGGCCCAGGCATCGCCGATGGCGGTGACGCTTTGCAGGCCGGCATCGGGCCATTCCTCTTTGCGGGCCAGCAGCTCTAGGGCCAGCGACTCTTCCGGGAGGCGGGCGGTGACGAGTACAGCGGCGTCGCAGTGGATCTCGTTTTCTTCTCCGGTGTAGGTGCAGGCAGTGCGGACTCCAGCATCGGTGGCGCCGGTCACCGCGGTCGAGCAGCGCAGGTCTACTCCGATGTCGAGTAGGCGGGCGGCGATGCGGCGCTGCTCCATGGTGTTGACCGTCCAAGACGACACGATCGCTCCCGGGGTGACCAACACAACCTCATAGCCCTCGGACCGAAGCAGCTCGGCCAGCACCCCGCCCATGTAGTAGTGGTCGTCGTCGAAGACGGCGATTCTCATGTTGGCGGCACCGTCTGGCTTGCCGGGACGCTGGCTAGACATCAGGTCGTCGGGGGTGAGAACCGGCAGGTTTCCGAGCGGAATGGGATGGGTGTGCCATCGGCCGACTCCGTCGCGTCGCCATGACGATCCTGTTGCCACCGCGATGTGGTCGAAGCCGTACTCGGCCGCCGACGCCAGCGCCTCATCGGCCGTCATCTCGCTTTCCAGGTAGCAGTCCACATGATCGAGGCGATCCAGTTGGCTCTGGCGGTAGTCGAGCACCCGGATCCAGGCTGAGAGGCCGGGCAGGCGGGCTTCTGAGGCGACCCGCCCGCCGAGATGGCGGGTCCGCTCCACGAGCACGACCGGGTAGCCCCGCTTGCCAAGCGACATGGCTGCTTCCAGGCCGGCCGGCCCGCCGCCCACCACGAGCACCGACTCGTCGGCGTGGCGGGGCCGGTAGGTCTCCGGGTGCCATCCTCGTCGCCA from bacterium encodes the following:
- a CDS encoding DUF4143 domain-containing protein, with amino-acid sequence MSDTRNPNYLDRVVDREVAEALASSPAVLIEGPRGCGKTWTGQRFANSEVFLDGSEALRIAAEVDPDSILKGAEPRLLDEWQLIRGIWNPMRHACDRRGGFGHFLLTGSQNPPDDITEHSGAGRVARVRMRPMSLWESGDSSGEVSLASLLAGERCLAKDAEQTYSSVASLICRGGWPRMIKMAPNTAQARLRDYLDNITRTDISRVSGINRDPHLVGTLLASLARNEATTASRATLIEDMAGEDGNPPARSTIRAYLDELTRLFVLEPLPAWTTHLRSSARLRKSPKRFFADPALAVAALAASSGSVAQDKEALGLLFESMAIRDLRVYAQSLGAHVYYYGDSNDLEADAVIEGLDGQWAAVEIKLGGGEAIAKAMESLRAVRFQIDTTRRGDPARLIVLTAFGHGYQTDDGIAVLPLTSLKP
- a CDS encoding CoA ester lyase, whose product is MSSYEREKKARLRRSELSTPGHSEKMIAKAAQSDADMVFLDLEDAVAPSAKAGARRNIIAGLNELDWGHKIRSYRINGVHTQWCGDDIAEVVSGAGANIDVIMVPKIKGPREVWFVDDMLTQLELKLGLEVGRIGIECLVEEVEAVQTADEIARCSPRLEALTLGVGDLSASQGMRLGHIGVTDGDAALHYPGDVWHYARTRMITACRAAGIDAIDGPYANFANPGGYEKSAATFSMLGGVGKWCIHPSQIEIANRVFAPSPAEIAEAQGVVDAVRAAEAEGQGAANYKGMMIDAATTRLFEVTLDRARQCGLID
- a CDS encoding RES domain-containing protein; this encodes MSPEQHPPPRYQGTPHRYLLREGATLTRIHSSLFGAGEFNPTVASSPFGGGRFDSTPGDEYGYLYASEDDATAVCETLLRDLPADDYGCRSAGRRHASRALQQRIAVIARCRLLSE
- a CDS encoding CoA transferase — its product is MGTAYDESGSYLTAHERAAAMIPERSGPLVDVRVVDLTQALAGPFCTMILADMGADVVKVEPPDGDSVRVIGPHTEVDDEHFFGGYFASNNRNKRSVVLDLKEPAEAEVFLRLVDTADVVVENYRAGVMDQLGLGYEVLRERKPDLVYGAIRGFGDPRTGEGPYTYWPAYDIVAQSMSGLVSYTGTKDGVRVASGPSVGDLFPAAMMASGILAALHHARCTGEGQFVDVGMMDALMALCESMTWRYTYTGEIQSPRGSEHPSLCPFELYDTADGQVAIAAPGPRHWDRLCRIIGRDDMIDHDRYKSSRRRVLHREEVREAITAWTSRLTKAEVVATLGDQVPCGPVNNAADLYRDAHVSARQMLVAVDHPGSERPVLTPNTPIRFAETTTGVYRPAPKLGEHADEVIAELEAEEHE